One part of the Triplophysa rosa linkage group LG5, Trosa_1v2, whole genome shotgun sequence genome encodes these proteins:
- the ftr66 gene encoding E3 ubiquitin/ISG15 ligase TRIM25: MKGVALHATLEADFQSFIIAFTLLDEKMEGLLNTGEFCCPICLDLLKDPVAIPCGHSYCMDCINDYWHKDEELKIFDCPQCRQTYSPRPVLNRNCTLAEMMEKLKNLEVPDGSHIYSNGVPGDVACDFCIRSEQKAAKSCLVCLASYCQNHLQSHYSSPVLKKHKLIDACVNLQEKICPRHDKCLEIYCRSDQQCICLLCVMDEHKGHDTVSAAAESAKKQNELETTRQNYMLKIHSKEKELLELQQAVDSLKSSARSAVENGEQIFREVMQSIERRWCKFRDLIRDQERAAESMLQTLEQEITELKQKRHELEMLLESEDQIHVLQNCYSFSSSGPPDQPFTIATLSDFGKVNDAISALRMKLEDVFKGQWLRIYQAARSMKILHCTVPRIRSEFLYHSCPLQLNPLTSHKDLSLSKEHREVTVRSRVQSCPDHPERFDYWCQVLGTEGLTGCSYWEVEWRGMGVNIAVAYKNIARKGDSSEAHFGYNDKSWSLFCYRKGYVFWHNGIVHKICQPGSSTIGVYLDHRAGTLAFYSVGDSMSLLHRVQTSFTQPLYPGFAFSCYGASVKFRQLE, from the exons ATGAAGGGTGTGGCCCTTCATGCAACTCTGGAAGCTGATTTTCAGTCTTTTATCATTGCATTCACTTTGCTAGACGAGAAAATGGAAGGGCTCCTGAACACAGGAGAGTTTTGTTGTCCGATTTGTCTGGATCTGCTGAAAGACCCTGTGGCAATTCCATGCGGGCACAGCTACTGCATGGACTGCATTAACGACTATTGGCACAAAGATGAGGAGTTGAAAATCTTCGACTGTCCCCAGTGCCGACAGACATACAGTCCCAGACCTGTTCTCAACAGAAATTGCACACTGGCAGAGATGATGGAGAAGCTGAAGAATCTGGAAGTACCAGACGGCTCTCACATTTACAGCAACGGCGTGCCAGGGGACGTAGCCTGTGACTTCTGCATCAGAAGCGAGCAAAAAGCTGCGAAGTCTTGTTTGGTGTGTTTGGCGTCTTACTGTCAAAACCACCTTCAGTCGCACTACAGCTCACCTGTGTTGAAGAAACACAAGCTGATCGATGCCTGCGTGAACTTGCAGGAGAAGATCTGTCCTCGCCATGACAAATGTTTGGAGATTTATTGCAGAAGCGATCAACAGTGtatttgtcttttgtgtgtgaTGGACGAGCACAAAGGTCATGATACGGTTTCAGCGGCTGCCGAGAGCGCAAAGAAACAG AACGAGCTAGAGACCACACGACAAAACTACATGCTCAAAATCCACAGTAAGGAGAAAGAACTGCTGGAGCTTCAACAGGCTGTGGACTCCCTCAAA AGCTCAGCGCGGTCCGCTGTGGAGAATGGTGAGCAGATCTTCAGGGAGGTGATGCAGTCTATTGAGAGGAGGTGGTGTAAGTTCAGAGATCTCATCAGAGATCAAGAGCGAGCCGCCGAGAGCATGCTGCAGACTCTTGAGCAAGAAATCACTGAACTCAAGCAGAAACGTCACGAGCTGGAGATGCTTCTGGAGTCTGAAGATCAGATCCATGTTCTCCAG AACTGTTACTCGTTTTCTTCCTCTGGACCTCCTGATCAACCCTTCACAATAGCCACGCTCTCTGACTTTGGGAAGGTGAACGATGCGATCTCGGCTCTCAGGATGAAGCTGGAAGACGTCTTTAAGGGGCAGTGGCTCAGGATCTATCAAGCTG CCAGATCAATGAAGATCCTCCATTGCACGGTGCCCAGAATTAGATCAGAGTTTCTCTACC ATTCCTGTCCACTGCAACTAAATCCTTTAACATCCCATAAGGACTTGAGTTTATCTAAGGAGCACCGAGAAGTGACGGTGCGGAGCCGGGTGCAGTCCTGTCCCGACCACCCTGAGCGTTTTGATTACTGGTGCCAGGTGCTGGGCACAGAGGGCCTGACGGGCTGCAGCTATTGGGAGGTGGAATGGAGAGGAATGGGTGTAAACATCGCCGTCGCGTACAAAAACATTGCCAGGAAAGGGGATAGCAGCGAAGCTCACTTCGGCTACAATGATAAATCCTGGAGTTTGTTTTGCTATAGGAAAGGGTACGTTTTCTGGCACAATGGGATCGTCCACAAGATCTGTCAGCCCGGTTCGTCGACCATAGGCGTGTATCTAGACCACAGGGCAGGGACGCTGGCATTTTACAGCGTGGGTGACTCCATGAGTCTCCTCCACAGAGTTCAGACCTCCTTCACACAGCCTCTCTATCCCGGCTTTGCGTTCTCCTGTTATGGAGCTTCTGTTAAGTTTCGCCAGTTGGAGTGA
- the myadmb gene encoding myeloid-associated differentiation marker homolog, which translates to MAVVLRSSPLLWARVAAMVFACVAFSVALYGANLTHGTGDWCIFCWSFSFVGTLLIVLVEMFGLQTRAPVSWKNFPITFACYASLLCLSASIIFPLYFLKGYAGRSEMINCRIVSTVFSCLATIAYLSEVSLSKARPGEVSGYMATAPGLLKVCETFVACIIFVFISEPVSYDQNGATKWCLAVYCICFILSAAIIVMCVGECTGFLPFSFARFLSSYALLAVGLYLSATIIWPIYKFDEKHGGRSHRPNSCGSSIGLCPWDKVLAISVLSAVNFILYLADLIYSARLVFVAV; encoded by the coding sequence ATGGCAGTGGTGTTGCGTTCTTCTCCACTCTTGTGGGCCCGTGTGGCCGCCATGGTTTTCGCCTGCGTAGCGTTCAGCGTCGCTCTGTACGGAGCCAACCTGACTCACGGCACGGGCGACTGGTGCATCTTCTGTTGGAGTTTCAGTTTCGTCGGAACTCTTTTGATAGTCCTAGTAGAAATGTTCGGCCTGCAGACCCGCGCCCCTGTCTCCTGGAAGAACTTTCCCATCACGTTCGCCTGCTACGCCTCCCTCCTCTGCCTGTCCGCATCCATCATCTTCCCCCTTTACTTCCTCAAAGGCTACGCGGGCCGCAGCGAGATGATCAACTGCCGTATCGTGTCTACTGTGTTCTCCTGCCTGGCCACCATTGCGTACCTGAGCGAAGTGAGTCTCAGCAAGGCCCGTCCGGGAGAGGTCTCCGGCTACATGGCCACTGCGCCGGGACTTCTGAAAGTGTGCGAGACCTTCGTCGCCTGCATCATATTCGTCTTCATCAGCGAGCCCGTGTCGTACGACCAGAACGGGGCGACCAAGTGGTGCCTGGCCGTCTACTGCATCTGCTTCATATTGTCGGCCGCCATCATCGTGATGTGCGTAGGGGAGTGCACAGGCTTCCTGCCGTTCTCCTTCGCCCGCTTCCTGTCCTCGTACGCCCTCCTGGCTGTGGGCTTGTATCTGTCCGCCACCATCATCTGGCCAATATATAAGTTTGATGAGAAGCACGGAGGTCGAAGCCACAGACCCAACAGCTGCGGCTCCAGCATCGGCCTGTGCCCGTGGGACAAGGTGCTGGCCATCTCAGTGCTCAGCGCTGTCAACTTCATTCTGTATCTGGCCGATCTCATCTACTCGGCCAGACTGGTGTTTGTTGCCGTTTAA